One Denticeps clupeoides chromosome 10, fDenClu1.1, whole genome shotgun sequence genomic window carries:
- the LOC114797922 gene encoding protein kinase C-binding protein 1-like isoform X4: MHPQSLAEEEIKTESDVVEGMEVSVRSKVSEPGSAEKALVAQKRKVPSPPHSSNGHSPSGTSPSPIKKKKKPGLVNSNNKDQSELRHGPFYYAKQPALTTDPVDVVPQDSRNDFYCWVCHREGQVLCCELCPRVYHAKCLKLPAEPEGDWFCPECEKITVAECIETQSKAMMMLTLDQLSYLLKFGLQKMKQPGTEPFQKPVSLEQHPDYAEYIFHPMDLCTLEKNIKKKMYGCTEAFLADVKWILHNCIIYNGGNHKLTATAKVIVKICEHEMNEIEVCPECYLSACQKRENWFCEPCSHPHPLVWAKLKGFPFWPAKALRDKDGQVDARFFGQHDRAWVPINNCYLMSKEIPFSVKKTKSIFNSAMQEMEVYVENIRKRFGVFNYAPFRTPYTPNNQFQMLVDPANPSAGTVRPEKPEKIKFNFDMTASPKMLLGKSLLSGGAARRISMTDMPRSPMSTNSSVHTGSDVEQDVSDRGSRAQHYSAGEESLDCTASPVLAKTGPAGSSTGSPKPFSPQGSTTPFMPKQERGSTGSILNLNLDRIKAEMDLKELSETVQQQQQQLQGAPVLLTSCKRPIRSLDKTIESCKAQLGIHEISEDVYRKVEHSDSEDTDKSDSSDSEYFSDEDQKPKTIRQDSKDRDSKKRNRPEPLEGQGTDFAPSNGTGTPMAEKPVTDATVKDKPTETQDKTSVPQPTVKEEARTSQTATDNDSDSEKELVIDLGQDLRERKRLKKEASSGSAISKEAAAVKGEGKPQVSSSVATSVAGDGTPSNTSVKDSGPNSISLPVSMVTFTSSSSTSLHPPNAPSPAAPPAPAASSTATAAVKKQRPLLPKDSGQSVQRTVVWSPSGKLQAPSQKWQIQKVQSEQQQAPPTLNSAPSSAPPTQPAAQMTAPTSPPSQSPSSSTRYQTRQAVKGASVQQKDVPQGGPSGEFNIPTASADVAADIAKYTSKMMDAIKGTMTEIYNDLSKSTSGNTIAEIRRLRIEIEKLQWLHQQELSEMKHNLELTMAEMRQSLEQERERMVAEVRKQMEQEKQQAVDETKKKQWCANCRKEAIFYCCWNTSYCDYPCQQAHWPEHMKSCTQSATATQQETEAEASSETTSKQSGPPPQASQSPVKDTTATAIPPLNKDSSPNTERGKDCGSISVS; the protein is encoded by the exons TTTGGCTGAGGAGGAGATAAAGACGGAGTCAGATGTAGTTGAAGGGATGGAGGTGTCCGTACGTTCCAAAG TTTCAGAGCCAGGTTCGGCAGAGAAGGCCCTGGTTGCTCAGAAACGAAAGGTCCCCAGCCCACCACACTCTTCCAATGGCCACTCCCCATCAGGAACGTCCCCCAGCCCcatcaagaagaagaaaaagccaGGACTGgtcaacagcaacaacaaagaCCAG TCTGAGCTAAGACATGGTCCCTTTTACTATGCGAAGCAGCCAGCACTCACCACAGACCCTGTTGATGTTGTACCACAGGACAGTAGGAACGACTTCTACTGCTGGGTGTGTCACCGTGAGGGCCAGGTGCTCTGCTGCGAGCTCTGCCCGCGAGTGTACCACGCCAAGTGCCTGAAACTGCCCGCCGAGCCAGAGGGCGACTGGTTCTGCCCAGAGTGTGAG aaaataacagTAGCAGAATGTATAGAAACTCAAAGCAAAGCCATGATGATGCTAACACTAGACCAGCTGTCCTACCTGCTCAAATTCGGCCTGCAGAAGATGAAGCAGCCTGGG actGAGCCATTTCAGAAGCCTGTATCACTGGAGCAGCACCCAGATTACGCTGAGTACATCTTCCACCCCATGGACCTCTGTACGTTAGAGAAG AACATAAAGAAGAAGATGTATGGCTGTACAGAGGCCTTTCTGGCTGATGTGAAGTGGATCTTACATAACTGCATCATCTATAATGGAG GTAACCACAAACTTACAGCAACAGCTAAGGTCATCGTCAAAATCTGTGAACATGAG ATGAATGAAATCGAAGTTTGTCCTGAATGCTATTTATCTGCGTgccaaaaaagggaaaactgGTTTTGTGAACCCTGT AGTCACCCTCATCCTTTGGTTTGGGCCAAGCTGAAGGGCTTCCCATTCTGGCCTGCAAAAGCCCTGCGGGATAAAGATGGACAGGTTGATGCCCGCTTTTTTGGGCAGCACGATAG GGCCTGGGTCCCCATCAACAACTGTTACCTCATGTCCAAAGAGATCCCATTTTCTGTAAAGAAAACCAAGAGCATCTTCAACAGTGCAATGCAGGAAATGGAGGTTTATGTCGAGAACATCCGGAAAAGGTTTGGCGTATTTAACTATGCCCCATTCCGGACTCCGTACACTCCAAACAACCAATTCCAGATGCTTGTGGACCCAGCTAACCCAAGTGCTGGCACAGTCCGGCCAGAGAAACCGGAGAAGATCAAGTTCAATTTTGACATGACTGCATCTCCCAAGATGCTCTTAGGTAAAAGCCTCCTCTCCGGGGGTGCAGCTCGTAGGATCTCCATGACTGACATGCCCCGCTCTCCAATGAGCACCAACTCATCGGTGCACACAGGCTcagatgtggagcaggacgtTTCAGATCGGGGCAGTCGAGCCCAACACTACAGTGCTGGAGAAGAATCCTTGGATTGCACTG CATCCCCAGTCTTAGCAAAGACGGGTCCTGCAGGCAGTAGCACAGGCAGCCCCAAGCCTTTCTCACCTCAGGGTTCCACAACACCTTTTATGCCCAAGCAAGAGAGGGGATCCACCGGCAGTATCCTAAACCTCAATTTGG ACCGGATCAAGGCTGAGATGGACCTGAAGGAGCTGAGTGAGACTGtacaacagcaacagcagcagctgcaggggGCACCGGTGCTCCTCACCTCCTGCAAGAGACCGATCAGAAGCCTGGACAAGACCATTGAGAGCTGCAAGGCCCAGCTTG GCATTCATGAGATTTCGGAGGACGTGTACAGAAAGGTGGAGCACAGTGACTCTGAGGACACAGACAAGTCAGACTCCAGTGACAGTGAGTACTTCAGCGATGAGGATCAGAAGCCAAAAACAATCAGACAGGACAGCAAAGACAGAGACTCTAAAAAGAGAAACAGGCCTGAACCCCTGGAGGGTCAGGGCACAGACTTTGCCCCTTCCAACGGAACAGGGACACCCATGGCAGAGAAACCGGTCACCGACGCGACCGTAAAGGACAAACCCACAGAGACCCAAGACAAGACCAGTGTTCCCCAGCCAACAGTGAAGGAGGAAGCGAGGACATCACAGACAGCCACAGATAATGACTCTGATTCTGAGAAAGAGCTGGTTATTGACCTTGGGCAAGACCTGCGAGAGCGAAAACGCCTGAAGAAAGAGGCATCTTCTGGTTCAGCCATCAGCAAAGAGGCAGCTGCTGTCAAAGGGGAAG GAAAGCCTCAGGTCTCCAGCAGCGTAGCCACGTCTGTAGCTGGTGATGGCACCCCCTCAAACACCAGCGTCAAAGACTCGGGCCCGAACTCAATCAGCCTCCCGGTCAGCATGGTCACCTTCACCTCCTCGTCCTCGACCTCCCTGCATCCCCCGAACGCCCCCTCGCCAGCCGCTCCCCCAGCACCAGCAGCCTCCTCCACAGCTACAGCCGCAGTGAAGaaacagcgccccctgctgcccAAAGACTCGGGGCAGTCTGTGCAGAGAACTGTGGTGTGGAGCCCCAGCGGCAAATTGCAAGCACCGTCTCAGAAGTGGCAGATCCAGAAAGTGCAAAGTGAGCAGCAGCAGGCTCCGCCCACTCTGAACAGCGCACCGAGTTCGGCTCCGCCCACTCAGCCGGCCGCACAGATGACAGCACCCACTTCGCCACCCTCACAGTCGCCATCTTCCAGCACGCGATACCAGACCAGGCAGGCTGTGAAAGGTGCAT CTGTCCAACAGAAAGACGTCCCTCAAGGTGGACCTTCTGGAGAATTTAACATCCCTACAGCTTCGGCTGACGTAGCAGCTGACATCGCCAAGTACACTAGCAAA ATGATGGATGCGATCAAGGGAACAATGACCGAGATCTACAATGACTTGTCCAAAAGCACATCGGGAAACACCATTGCTGAG aTCCGTAGGTTGCGTATTGAGATTGAGAAACTACAATGGCTGCATCAGCAGGAGCTTTCAGAGATGAAACATAATTTGG AATTGACCATGGCAGAGATGCGGCAGAGCCTGGAGCAGGAGCGGGAGCGGATGGTGGCGGAGGTCAGGAagcagatggagcaggagaagcagcaggCTGTGGACGAAACCAAGAAGAAGCAGTGGTGTGCCAACTGCAGGAAGGAGGCCATCTTCTACTGCTGCTGGAACACCAGCTACTGCGACTACCCCTGCCAACAGGCCCACTGGCCAGAGCACATGAAGTCCTGCACGCAGTCAG CTACAGCAACGCAGCAGGAGACCGAAGCCGAAGCGTCTTCAGAGACCACAAGCAAACAATCAGGACCGCCCCCACAAGCCTCGCAGTCACCCGTCAAAGATACCACCGCCACCGCTATCCCTCCATTAAATAAAGACTCCTCCCCCAACACAGAGAGAGGCAAGGACTGTGGCAGCATTAGTGTGTCTtaa
- the LOC114797922 gene encoding protein kinase C-binding protein 1-like isoform X7 — MHPQSLAEEEIKTESDVVEGMEVSVRSKVSEPGSAEKALVAQKRKVPSPPHSSNGHSPSGTSPSPIKKKKKPGLVNSNNKDQSELRHGPFYYAKQPALTTDPVDVVPQDSRNDFYCWVCHREGQVLCCELCPRVYHAKCLKLPAEPEGDWFCPECEKITVAECIETQSKAMMMLTLDQLSYLLKFGLQKMKQPGTEPFQKPVSLEQHPDYAEYIFHPMDLCTLEKNIKKKMYGCTEAFLADVKWILHNCIIYNGGNHKLTATAKVIVKICEHEMNEIEVCPECYLSACQKRENWFCEPCSHPHPLVWAKLKGFPFWPAKALRDKDGQVDARFFGQHDRAWVPINNCYLMSKEIPFSVKKTKSIFNSAMQEMEVYVENIRKRFGVFNYAPFRTPYTPNNQFQMLVDPANPSAGTVRPEKPEKIKFNFDMTASPKMLLGKSLLSGGAARRISMTDMPRSPMSTNSSVHTGSDVEQDVSDRGSRAQHYSAGEESLDCTASPVLAKTGPAGSSTGSPKPFSPQGSTTPFMPKQERGSTGSILNLNLDRIKAEMDLKELSETVQQQQQQLQGAPVLLTSCKRPIRSLDKTIESCKAQLGIHEISEDVYRKVEHSDSEDTDKSDSSDSEYFSDEDQKPKTIRQDSKDRDSKKRNRPEPLEGQGTDFAPSNGTGTPMAEKPVTDATVKDKPTETQDKTSVPQPTVKEEARTSQTATDNDSDSEKELVIDLGQDLRERKRLKKEASSGSAISKEAAAVKGEGKPQVSSSVATSVAGDGTPSNTSVKDSGPNSISLPVSMVTFTSSSSTSLHPPNAPSPAAPPAPAASSTATAAVKKQRPLLPKDSGQSVQRTVVWSPSGKLQAPSQKWQIQKVQSEQQQAPPTLNSAPSSAPPTQPAAQMTAPTSPPSQSPSSSTRYQTRQAVKAVQQKDVPQGGPSGEFNIPTASADVAADIAKYTSKMMDAIKGTMTEIYNDLSKSTSGNTIAEIRRLRIEIEKLQWLHQQELSEMKHNLELTMAEMRQSLEQERERMVAEVRKQMEQEKQQAVDETKKKQWCANCRKEAIFYCCWNTSYCDYPCQQAHWPEHMKSCTQSATATQQETEAEASSETTSKQSGPPPQASQSPVKDTTATAIPPLNKDSSPNTERGKDCGSISVS, encoded by the exons TTTGGCTGAGGAGGAGATAAAGACGGAGTCAGATGTAGTTGAAGGGATGGAGGTGTCCGTACGTTCCAAAG TTTCAGAGCCAGGTTCGGCAGAGAAGGCCCTGGTTGCTCAGAAACGAAAGGTCCCCAGCCCACCACACTCTTCCAATGGCCACTCCCCATCAGGAACGTCCCCCAGCCCcatcaagaagaagaaaaagccaGGACTGgtcaacagcaacaacaaagaCCAG TCTGAGCTAAGACATGGTCCCTTTTACTATGCGAAGCAGCCAGCACTCACCACAGACCCTGTTGATGTTGTACCACAGGACAGTAGGAACGACTTCTACTGCTGGGTGTGTCACCGTGAGGGCCAGGTGCTCTGCTGCGAGCTCTGCCCGCGAGTGTACCACGCCAAGTGCCTGAAACTGCCCGCCGAGCCAGAGGGCGACTGGTTCTGCCCAGAGTGTGAG aaaataacagTAGCAGAATGTATAGAAACTCAAAGCAAAGCCATGATGATGCTAACACTAGACCAGCTGTCCTACCTGCTCAAATTCGGCCTGCAGAAGATGAAGCAGCCTGGG actGAGCCATTTCAGAAGCCTGTATCACTGGAGCAGCACCCAGATTACGCTGAGTACATCTTCCACCCCATGGACCTCTGTACGTTAGAGAAG AACATAAAGAAGAAGATGTATGGCTGTACAGAGGCCTTTCTGGCTGATGTGAAGTGGATCTTACATAACTGCATCATCTATAATGGAG GTAACCACAAACTTACAGCAACAGCTAAGGTCATCGTCAAAATCTGTGAACATGAG ATGAATGAAATCGAAGTTTGTCCTGAATGCTATTTATCTGCGTgccaaaaaagggaaaactgGTTTTGTGAACCCTGT AGTCACCCTCATCCTTTGGTTTGGGCCAAGCTGAAGGGCTTCCCATTCTGGCCTGCAAAAGCCCTGCGGGATAAAGATGGACAGGTTGATGCCCGCTTTTTTGGGCAGCACGATAG GGCCTGGGTCCCCATCAACAACTGTTACCTCATGTCCAAAGAGATCCCATTTTCTGTAAAGAAAACCAAGAGCATCTTCAACAGTGCAATGCAGGAAATGGAGGTTTATGTCGAGAACATCCGGAAAAGGTTTGGCGTATTTAACTATGCCCCATTCCGGACTCCGTACACTCCAAACAACCAATTCCAGATGCTTGTGGACCCAGCTAACCCAAGTGCTGGCACAGTCCGGCCAGAGAAACCGGAGAAGATCAAGTTCAATTTTGACATGACTGCATCTCCCAAGATGCTCTTAGGTAAAAGCCTCCTCTCCGGGGGTGCAGCTCGTAGGATCTCCATGACTGACATGCCCCGCTCTCCAATGAGCACCAACTCATCGGTGCACACAGGCTcagatgtggagcaggacgtTTCAGATCGGGGCAGTCGAGCCCAACACTACAGTGCTGGAGAAGAATCCTTGGATTGCACTG CATCCCCAGTCTTAGCAAAGACGGGTCCTGCAGGCAGTAGCACAGGCAGCCCCAAGCCTTTCTCACCTCAGGGTTCCACAACACCTTTTATGCCCAAGCAAGAGAGGGGATCCACCGGCAGTATCCTAAACCTCAATTTGG ACCGGATCAAGGCTGAGATGGACCTGAAGGAGCTGAGTGAGACTGtacaacagcaacagcagcagctgcaggggGCACCGGTGCTCCTCACCTCCTGCAAGAGACCGATCAGAAGCCTGGACAAGACCATTGAGAGCTGCAAGGCCCAGCTTG GCATTCATGAGATTTCGGAGGACGTGTACAGAAAGGTGGAGCACAGTGACTCTGAGGACACAGACAAGTCAGACTCCAGTGACAGTGAGTACTTCAGCGATGAGGATCAGAAGCCAAAAACAATCAGACAGGACAGCAAAGACAGAGACTCTAAAAAGAGAAACAGGCCTGAACCCCTGGAGGGTCAGGGCACAGACTTTGCCCCTTCCAACGGAACAGGGACACCCATGGCAGAGAAACCGGTCACCGACGCGACCGTAAAGGACAAACCCACAGAGACCCAAGACAAGACCAGTGTTCCCCAGCCAACAGTGAAGGAGGAAGCGAGGACATCACAGACAGCCACAGATAATGACTCTGATTCTGAGAAAGAGCTGGTTATTGACCTTGGGCAAGACCTGCGAGAGCGAAAACGCCTGAAGAAAGAGGCATCTTCTGGTTCAGCCATCAGCAAAGAGGCAGCTGCTGTCAAAGGGGAAG GAAAGCCTCAGGTCTCCAGCAGCGTAGCCACGTCTGTAGCTGGTGATGGCACCCCCTCAAACACCAGCGTCAAAGACTCGGGCCCGAACTCAATCAGCCTCCCGGTCAGCATGGTCACCTTCACCTCCTCGTCCTCGACCTCCCTGCATCCCCCGAACGCCCCCTCGCCAGCCGCTCCCCCAGCACCAGCAGCCTCCTCCACAGCTACAGCCGCAGTGAAGaaacagcgccccctgctgcccAAAGACTCGGGGCAGTCTGTGCAGAGAACTGTGGTGTGGAGCCCCAGCGGCAAATTGCAAGCACCGTCTCAGAAGTGGCAGATCCAGAAAGTGCAAAGTGAGCAGCAGCAGGCTCCGCCCACTCTGAACAGCGCACCGAGTTCGGCTCCGCCCACTCAGCCGGCCGCACAGATGACAGCACCCACTTCGCCACCCTCACAGTCGCCATCTTCCAGCACGCGATACCAGACCAGGCAGGCTGTGAAAG CTGTCCAACAGAAAGACGTCCCTCAAGGTGGACCTTCTGGAGAATTTAACATCCCTACAGCTTCGGCTGACGTAGCAGCTGACATCGCCAAGTACACTAGCAAA ATGATGGATGCGATCAAGGGAACAATGACCGAGATCTACAATGACTTGTCCAAAAGCACATCGGGAAACACCATTGCTGAG aTCCGTAGGTTGCGTATTGAGATTGAGAAACTACAATGGCTGCATCAGCAGGAGCTTTCAGAGATGAAACATAATTTGG AATTGACCATGGCAGAGATGCGGCAGAGCCTGGAGCAGGAGCGGGAGCGGATGGTGGCGGAGGTCAGGAagcagatggagcaggagaagcagcaggCTGTGGACGAAACCAAGAAGAAGCAGTGGTGTGCCAACTGCAGGAAGGAGGCCATCTTCTACTGCTGCTGGAACACCAGCTACTGCGACTACCCCTGCCAACAGGCCCACTGGCCAGAGCACATGAAGTCCTGCACGCAGTCAG CTACAGCAACGCAGCAGGAGACCGAAGCCGAAGCGTCTTCAGAGACCACAAGCAAACAATCAGGACCGCCCCCACAAGCCTCGCAGTCACCCGTCAAAGATACCACCGCCACCGCTATCCCTCCATTAAATAAAGACTCCTCCCCCAACACAGAGAGAGGCAAGGACTGTGGCAGCATTAGTGTGTCTtaa
- the LOC114797922 gene encoding protein kinase C-binding protein 1-like isoform X3, producing the protein MIGICLCLAEEEIKTESDVVEGMEVSVRSKVSEPGSAEKALVAQKRKVPSPPHSSNGHSPSGTSPSPIKKKKKPGLVNSNNKDQSELRHGPFYYAKQPALTTDPVDVVPQDSRNDFYCWVCHREGQVLCCELCPRVYHAKCLKLPAEPEGDWFCPECEKITVAECIETQSKAMMMLTLDQLSYLLKFGLQKMKQPGTEPFQKPVSLEQHPDYAEYIFHPMDLCTLEKNIKKKMYGCTEAFLADVKWILHNCIIYNGGNHKLTATAKVIVKICEHEMNEIEVCPECYLSACQKRENWFCEPCSHPHPLVWAKLKGFPFWPAKALRDKDGQVDARFFGQHDRAWVPINNCYLMSKEIPFSVKKTKSIFNSAMQEMEVYVENIRKRFGVFNYAPFRTPYTPNNQFQMLVDPANPSAGTVRPEKPEKIKFNFDMTASPKMLLGKSLLSGGAARRISMTDMPRSPMSTNSSVHTGSDVEQDVSDRGSRAQHYSAGEESLDCTASPVLAKTGPAGSSTGSPKPFSPQGSTTPFMPKQERGSTGSILNLNLDRIKAEMDLKELSETVQQQQQQLQGAPVLLTSCKRPIRSLDKTIESCKAQLGIHEISEDVYRKVEHSDSEDTDKSDSSDSEYFSDEDQKPKTIRQDSKDRDSKKRNRPEPLEGQGTDFAPSNGTGTPMAEKPVTDATVKDKPTETQDKTSVPQPTVKEEARTSQTATDNDSDSEKELVIDLGQDLRERKRLKKEASSGSAISKEAAAVKGEGKPQVSSSVATSVAGDGTPSNTSVKDSGPNSISLPVSMVTFTSSSSTSLHPPNAPSPAAPPAPAASSTATAAVKKQRPLLPKDSGQSVQRTVVWSPSGKLQAPSQKWQIQKVQSEQQQAPPTLNSAPSSAPPTQPAAQMTAPTSPPSQSPSSSTRYQTRQAVKGASVQQKDVPQGGPSGEFNIPTASADVAADIAKYTSKMMDAIKGTMTEIYNDLSKSTSGNTIAEIRRLRIEIEKLQWLHQQELSEMKHNLELTMAEMRQSLEQERERMVAEVRKQMEQEKQQAVDETKKKQWCANCRKEAIFYCCWNTSYCDYPCQQAHWPEHMKSCTQSATATQQETEAEASSETTSKQSGPPPQASQSPVKDTTATAIPPLNKDSSPNTERGKDCGSISVS; encoded by the exons TTTGGCTGAGGAGGAGATAAAGACGGAGTCAGATGTAGTTGAAGGGATGGAGGTGTCCGTACGTTCCAAAG TTTCAGAGCCAGGTTCGGCAGAGAAGGCCCTGGTTGCTCAGAAACGAAAGGTCCCCAGCCCACCACACTCTTCCAATGGCCACTCCCCATCAGGAACGTCCCCCAGCCCcatcaagaagaagaaaaagccaGGACTGgtcaacagcaacaacaaagaCCAG TCTGAGCTAAGACATGGTCCCTTTTACTATGCGAAGCAGCCAGCACTCACCACAGACCCTGTTGATGTTGTACCACAGGACAGTAGGAACGACTTCTACTGCTGGGTGTGTCACCGTGAGGGCCAGGTGCTCTGCTGCGAGCTCTGCCCGCGAGTGTACCACGCCAAGTGCCTGAAACTGCCCGCCGAGCCAGAGGGCGACTGGTTCTGCCCAGAGTGTGAG aaaataacagTAGCAGAATGTATAGAAACTCAAAGCAAAGCCATGATGATGCTAACACTAGACCAGCTGTCCTACCTGCTCAAATTCGGCCTGCAGAAGATGAAGCAGCCTGGG actGAGCCATTTCAGAAGCCTGTATCACTGGAGCAGCACCCAGATTACGCTGAGTACATCTTCCACCCCATGGACCTCTGTACGTTAGAGAAG AACATAAAGAAGAAGATGTATGGCTGTACAGAGGCCTTTCTGGCTGATGTGAAGTGGATCTTACATAACTGCATCATCTATAATGGAG GTAACCACAAACTTACAGCAACAGCTAAGGTCATCGTCAAAATCTGTGAACATGAG ATGAATGAAATCGAAGTTTGTCCTGAATGCTATTTATCTGCGTgccaaaaaagggaaaactgGTTTTGTGAACCCTGT AGTCACCCTCATCCTTTGGTTTGGGCCAAGCTGAAGGGCTTCCCATTCTGGCCTGCAAAAGCCCTGCGGGATAAAGATGGACAGGTTGATGCCCGCTTTTTTGGGCAGCACGATAG GGCCTGGGTCCCCATCAACAACTGTTACCTCATGTCCAAAGAGATCCCATTTTCTGTAAAGAAAACCAAGAGCATCTTCAACAGTGCAATGCAGGAAATGGAGGTTTATGTCGAGAACATCCGGAAAAGGTTTGGCGTATTTAACTATGCCCCATTCCGGACTCCGTACACTCCAAACAACCAATTCCAGATGCTTGTGGACCCAGCTAACCCAAGTGCTGGCACAGTCCGGCCAGAGAAACCGGAGAAGATCAAGTTCAATTTTGACATGACTGCATCTCCCAAGATGCTCTTAGGTAAAAGCCTCCTCTCCGGGGGTGCAGCTCGTAGGATCTCCATGACTGACATGCCCCGCTCTCCAATGAGCACCAACTCATCGGTGCACACAGGCTcagatgtggagcaggacgtTTCAGATCGGGGCAGTCGAGCCCAACACTACAGTGCTGGAGAAGAATCCTTGGATTGCACTG CATCCCCAGTCTTAGCAAAGACGGGTCCTGCAGGCAGTAGCACAGGCAGCCCCAAGCCTTTCTCACCTCAGGGTTCCACAACACCTTTTATGCCCAAGCAAGAGAGGGGATCCACCGGCAGTATCCTAAACCTCAATTTGG ACCGGATCAAGGCTGAGATGGACCTGAAGGAGCTGAGTGAGACTGtacaacagcaacagcagcagctgcaggggGCACCGGTGCTCCTCACCTCCTGCAAGAGACCGATCAGAAGCCTGGACAAGACCATTGAGAGCTGCAAGGCCCAGCTTG GCATTCATGAGATTTCGGAGGACGTGTACAGAAAGGTGGAGCACAGTGACTCTGAGGACACAGACAAGTCAGACTCCAGTGACAGTGAGTACTTCAGCGATGAGGATCAGAAGCCAAAAACAATCAGACAGGACAGCAAAGACAGAGACTCTAAAAAGAGAAACAGGCCTGAACCCCTGGAGGGTCAGGGCACAGACTTTGCCCCTTCCAACGGAACAGGGACACCCATGGCAGAGAAACCGGTCACCGACGCGACCGTAAAGGACAAACCCACAGAGACCCAAGACAAGACCAGTGTTCCCCAGCCAACAGTGAAGGAGGAAGCGAGGACATCACAGACAGCCACAGATAATGACTCTGATTCTGAGAAAGAGCTGGTTATTGACCTTGGGCAAGACCTGCGAGAGCGAAAACGCCTGAAGAAAGAGGCATCTTCTGGTTCAGCCATCAGCAAAGAGGCAGCTGCTGTCAAAGGGGAAG GAAAGCCTCAGGTCTCCAGCAGCGTAGCCACGTCTGTAGCTGGTGATGGCACCCCCTCAAACACCAGCGTCAAAGACTCGGGCCCGAACTCAATCAGCCTCCCGGTCAGCATGGTCACCTTCACCTCCTCGTCCTCGACCTCCCTGCATCCCCCGAACGCCCCCTCGCCAGCCGCTCCCCCAGCACCAGCAGCCTCCTCCACAGCTACAGCCGCAGTGAAGaaacagcgccccctgctgcccAAAGACTCGGGGCAGTCTGTGCAGAGAACTGTGGTGTGGAGCCCCAGCGGCAAATTGCAAGCACCGTCTCAGAAGTGGCAGATCCAGAAAGTGCAAAGTGAGCAGCAGCAGGCTCCGCCCACTCTGAACAGCGCACCGAGTTCGGCTCCGCCCACTCAGCCGGCCGCACAGATGACAGCACCCACTTCGCCACCCTCACAGTCGCCATCTTCCAGCACGCGATACCAGACCAGGCAGGCTGTGAAAGGTGCAT CTGTCCAACAGAAAGACGTCCCTCAAGGTGGACCTTCTGGAGAATTTAACATCCCTACAGCTTCGGCTGACGTAGCAGCTGACATCGCCAAGTACACTAGCAAA ATGATGGATGCGATCAAGGGAACAATGACCGAGATCTACAATGACTTGTCCAAAAGCACATCGGGAAACACCATTGCTGAG aTCCGTAGGTTGCGTATTGAGATTGAGAAACTACAATGGCTGCATCAGCAGGAGCTTTCAGAGATGAAACATAATTTGG AATTGACCATGGCAGAGATGCGGCAGAGCCTGGAGCAGGAGCGGGAGCGGATGGTGGCGGAGGTCAGGAagcagatggagcaggagaagcagcaggCTGTGGACGAAACCAAGAAGAAGCAGTGGTGTGCCAACTGCAGGAAGGAGGCCATCTTCTACTGCTGCTGGAACACCAGCTACTGCGACTACCCCTGCCAACAGGCCCACTGGCCAGAGCACATGAAGTCCTGCACGCAGTCAG CTACAGCAACGCAGCAGGAGACCGAAGCCGAAGCGTCTTCAGAGACCACAAGCAAACAATCAGGACCGCCCCCACAAGCCTCGCAGTCACCCGTCAAAGATACCACCGCCACCGCTATCCCTCCATTAAATAAAGACTCCTCCCCCAACACAGAGAGAGGCAAGGACTGTGGCAGCATTAGTGTGTCTtaa